A portion of the Corynebacterium rouxii genome contains these proteins:
- a CDS encoding YkvI family membrane protein — MLKKTITIAMAFVGIVIGAGFATGQEVLQYFVSFGMMGIFGAALSAVIMTVTGMASIQLGSYFLANDHGTVLRRISHPIVARILDAAVLITLFATGVVMLAGSGSNLNQQFGWPAWAGSLLMLVLVMVAGLLDVDKLTAVIGSITPLIIIFVIVAIVYALSTSNADIDTLNQAAATINSATPHWALASLNYVGLALMMGVSMAIIIGGNNVDPRAAGLGGLTGGVIYGVMLTFTALALYRVADKVAADDVPMLTIINEIHPILGTVMSLVIVGMIFNTALGMFYAFAKRATSSRKALFYPVYLIASALGFAASFMGFKKLVGVVYPALGYLGILLVVVVAVAWLRGFAKIRDERARRDKIHKLTKRKLDPTKRFSSKQQRQLDRLTRESNLKPSELKETIREEVVEELAGAADGDDVDAVIDEAAGITTTYEPIEFEDTTVSVEDTSLGLPSHARPMSELEDLTTFEEDIAEEAATNTPADKPAAKQ; from the coding sequence ATGCTCAAAAAAACAATTACTATCGCGATGGCGTTCGTCGGAATTGTTATCGGCGCCGGCTTTGCCACCGGCCAGGAAGTACTTCAGTACTTCGTGTCCTTCGGAATGATGGGCATTTTCGGTGCGGCGCTGTCGGCAGTGATTATGACCGTTACCGGTATGGCATCTATCCAGCTGGGATCGTATTTCCTGGCTAACGACCACGGCACGGTGTTGCGTCGTATCTCGCACCCTATCGTGGCGCGTATTCTCGACGCCGCTGTGCTGATCACCCTTTTTGCCACGGGCGTGGTTATGCTCGCAGGTTCTGGTTCGAACCTCAACCAGCAGTTTGGTTGGCCGGCGTGGGCGGGCTCGTTGCTCATGCTGGTGCTCGTGATGGTCGCGGGGCTTCTCGACGTAGACAAGCTTACCGCTGTGATCGGCTCTATTACGCCACTCATCATCATCTTCGTGATTGTGGCGATCGTCTATGCTCTGAGCACCAGCAATGCTGACATCGATACTCTCAACCAAGCTGCTGCCACCATTAACTCCGCAACCCCACACTGGGCGCTTGCATCGTTGAACTATGTAGGTCTTGCCCTCATGATGGGTGTCTCTATGGCGATCATCATCGGTGGCAACAATGTTGACCCTCGTGCCGCTGGTCTAGGAGGACTTACCGGTGGCGTGATCTACGGTGTGATGCTGACCTTCACCGCATTAGCTCTTTACCGCGTTGCAGACAAAGTTGCTGCTGACGATGTGCCAATGCTGACCATCATTAACGAGATTCACCCAATTTTGGGCACCGTGATGTCGCTCGTTATCGTGGGCATGATTTTTAACACGGCGCTGGGTATGTTCTATGCCTTTGCCAAGCGCGCTACTTCCTCACGGAAGGCACTGTTTTATCCTGTTTATCTGATCGCTTCGGCGCTGGGTTTTGCGGCTTCGTTCATGGGCTTTAAAAAGCTGGTGGGTGTTGTTTATCCGGCACTGGGTTATCTCGGTATTTTGCTTGTGGTTGTGGTTGCTGTGGCATGGTTGCGCGGCTTTGCCAAGATTCGTGACGAACGTGCTCGCCGCGACAAAATCCATAAGCTCACCAAGCGCAAGCTGGATCCAACGAAGCGCTTTAGCTCGAAGCAACAGCGTCAGCTTGATCGTTTGACGCGTGAATCGAATCTCAAGCCCAGTGAGCTGAAGGAAACGATCCGTGAGGAAGTCGTGGAAGAACTCGCAGGTGCAGCCGATGGCGATGACGTCGACGCTGTGATCGACGAGGCTGCCGGTATCACCACAACCTACGAGCCGATCGAGTTTGAAGATACGACCGTCAGCGTGGAGGACACTTCACTTGGCCTGCCATCGCATGCGCGCCCCATGTCGGAACTAGAAGACCTCACTACTTTTGAAGAAGACATAGCTGAGGAGGCCGCGACTAACACGCCGGCTGATAAACCGGCCGCAAAGCAGTAA
- a CDS encoding BCCT family transporter — translation MTDSHNNPSRDEELRNSEASRPEFSTDPSSGSSESTALESTTSSAPVVSATAELAAMIEGEGLIAEVSAAPEKEITFEGEDDNAGVDWKVTAPAMVIVLAVVAWGIFGTTSFSSFAASSLGYIVESFGWAFIFFTTVFLIFAIAIALSNFGTIKLGRNDEAPEFSTTSWIAMMFAAGMGIGLMFYGASEPLSNYLNGVPGHEPRSVGHAMSTTLLHWTLHPWAIYGIFGLAIAYSTFRLGRRQLLSSAFIPLIGERGAKGWIGRIVDILAIIATIFGTACSLGVGATQISAGLDAAGVVKDPGMSTVLGIVSVLTLAFLLSAMSGVGKGIQYVSNANMILAALLAIFVFILGPTVTILNLIPGSLGAYLSNFFEMVGRTAESADGSAGEWLGSWTIFYWAWWISWSPFVGMFLARISRGRTIREFLFGVMLVPAAVSVVWFAIFGGTAIHLEQEGRSIYGDGSAEYQLFELLHALPGGKIAGVVAVILLATFFITSADSASTVMGSMSQNGQTDANKYVSAAWGLLVALIGMTMLVSGGDDVLSNLQNITIIAASPFLVVIVILMFAVLKDLRNDEIYLDYREQQRFASRLARERRIHLEHEKRKKAREKRRNAKEHKEHKGRVPRAGKGDHLRHRR, via the coding sequence ATGACCGATTCGCACAATAATCCCTCACGGGACGAGGAGCTTCGCAACAGTGAGGCCTCTCGTCCCGAGTTCAGTACGGATCCCTCGTCCGGATCCAGTGAGAGCACGGCACTGGAATCGACAACCTCGTCAGCACCTGTCGTCAGCGCAACGGCAGAGCTTGCCGCCATGATCGAGGGCGAAGGACTTATCGCTGAGGTATCCGCAGCACCGGAAAAAGAAATTACTTTCGAAGGTGAAGATGACAACGCAGGGGTGGACTGGAAAGTCACAGCCCCTGCCATGGTGATCGTTCTTGCCGTCGTTGCGTGGGGTATCTTCGGCACGACGAGCTTCTCTTCCTTTGCGGCATCCTCGCTCGGATATATAGTGGAGAGCTTCGGCTGGGCTTTTATCTTCTTTACTACGGTGTTCTTGATCTTTGCCATTGCTATTGCATTGAGCAACTTTGGCACAATCAAGCTCGGACGCAACGATGAAGCCCCTGAGTTTTCCACCACGTCGTGGATCGCCATGATGTTTGCTGCCGGCATGGGCATTGGTTTGATGTTCTATGGAGCATCCGAACCACTAAGCAATTACCTCAACGGCGTTCCCGGACATGAGCCACGTTCCGTGGGGCATGCCATGAGCACCACCTTGCTGCACTGGACGCTGCACCCATGGGCAATTTATGGCATTTTTGGCCTTGCTATTGCATATAGCACGTTCCGCTTGGGACGTCGTCAGCTGTTGAGCTCGGCGTTTATCCCACTGATCGGCGAACGCGGAGCAAAAGGATGGATCGGCCGCATTGTCGATATCTTGGCCATTATCGCTACCATCTTCGGTACCGCTTGTTCACTGGGCGTCGGTGCTACCCAGATCAGCGCTGGTCTTGATGCCGCAGGTGTGGTGAAAGATCCAGGAATGAGTACGGTTTTGGGCATCGTGTCTGTATTGACTTTGGCCTTCTTGTTGTCAGCAATGTCTGGCGTAGGCAAAGGCATTCAGTATGTATCTAATGCCAACATGATCCTTGCGGCACTCTTGGCTATTTTCGTGTTCATTCTGGGGCCGACCGTCACCATCTTGAACCTGATCCCAGGTTCGCTGGGTGCGTACCTTTCTAACTTCTTCGAAATGGTTGGCCGAACTGCAGAATCTGCCGACGGATCAGCAGGAGAGTGGCTGGGTAGCTGGACCATTTTCTACTGGGCATGGTGGATCTCGTGGAGCCCATTTGTGGGCATGTTCTTGGCACGTATTTCTCGTGGTCGCACGATCCGCGAGTTCCTGTTCGGCGTCATGCTTGTGCCTGCAGCAGTGTCTGTCGTTTGGTTCGCCATCTTTGGTGGCACTGCTATTCACCTCGAACAAGAGGGTCGCTCTATCTACGGTGACGGCTCTGCTGAATACCAGCTCTTCGAACTGTTGCATGCACTGCCAGGTGGCAAGATTGCCGGTGTTGTTGCCGTGATTTTGTTGGCTACCTTCTTTATCACCTCTGCCGATTCGGCTTCCACGGTGATGGGATCCATGAGCCAAAATGGTCAAACAGATGCGAATAAGTACGTATCGGCCGCGTGGGGTCTTTTGGTTGCTTTGATCGGTATGACCATGTTGGTTTCTGGTGGCGATGATGTTTTGAGCAACCTGCAAAATATCACCATCATTGCTGCAAGTCCGTTCCTTGTGGTGATCGTCATTTTGATGTTTGCGGTGTTGAAAGACCTCAGAAACGATGAGATCTACTTGGACTACCGTGAGCAGCAGCGCTTCGCGTCTCGTTTGGCTCGTGAACGTCGTATCCACTTGGAGCACGAGAAGCGGAAGAAGGCCCGTGAGAAGCGTCGTAACGCGAAGGAGCACAAAGAGCACAAGGGTCGCGTGCCACGGGCTGGAAAGGGCGACCACCTACGGCACCGTCGATAA